One stretch of Sardina pilchardus chromosome 17, fSarPil1.1, whole genome shotgun sequence DNA includes these proteins:
- the LOC134062286 gene encoding male-specific lethal 3 homolog, producing the protein MFFAGDGYSPAANGLRSGGPYSSFPYRHDEQMNSRGMKFKFHKGEKVLCFEPDPSKAKVLYDAKVVDIILRKNDLGKRVPQYLIHFNGWNRSWDRWAAEDHVLRDSDENRTLQRELARKALARMKRKGWRRRRCRLPGVNAALKPLPEEEEEESDDTSLISSSDDSDEDDSEDPESLKSGESDSSDDLDEMREEQEAHGKREGEEKAIAVTMDIPDILKKKLEDDCYYINKRKKLVKLPSPMNIVNILESYVKHFTLNAAFSANERHRHRQSSATSDPGPQPVPPEKNEELCKEMVDGLRITFDFTLPMILLYPNEQAQFKKVTSSKFVLPVSEPSAGSSRCDASLLSLQFFQSSAPRVLQERSPSPGANPSTPQSVDSQPALSETSTGQPPPHFVLGLGLGHGSSSSTTTPKRRRGPTSVAEAAEWAQSLRRSTRNTSGGEREGSGGGGGGGGSSSSTSPPPKRRLGEHHGTLPKFFLNLDRKTPVHSGSSSPLPLTPSKDGSGVFAGLGTRRNNELNEVLSWRLTPDNYPQSDQPPPPSYLYGSQHLLRLFVKLPEILGKMHIPERNLRALVKHLELFLRFLAEFHEDFFPECAYVSATEAHYCMKQPHAAY; encoded by the exons AATGAACTCTCGGGGAATGAAATTTAAATTTCATAAAGGAGAAAAAGTTCTTTGTTTTGAACCCGATCCATCAAAGGCCAAAGTGCTCTATGATGCAAAG GTTGTTGACATTATCCTAAGAAAAAATGATCTGGGAAAGCGGGTGCCGCAGTACCTGATTCACTTTAACGGTTGGAACAGAAG CTGGGACCGTTGGGCTGCTGAGGACCATGTTCTGCGAGATTCTGACGAAAATCGAACATTACAGCGTGAACTGGCGCGCAAAGCTTTGGCTCGCAT gaagagaaagggatggaggagaCGACGCTGTCGTTTACCTGGTGTTAATGCAGCTCTAAAACCCCTtccggaagaggaggaggaggagagcgatgACACTT CTTTGATCTCATCATCTGATGATAGTGACGAGGACGATTCAGAGGACCCTGAATCTTTAAAAAGCGGAGAGAGCGACTCGTCTGATGATTTGGATGAAATG AGGGAGGAGCAGGAAGCTCATGGCAAGCGAGAGGGTGAGGAGAAGGCCATCGCCGTCACCATGGATATACCGGACATCCTCAAGAAGAAGCTGGAGGATGATTGCTACTACATCAACAAGAGGAAAAAG TTGGTGAAGCTTCCGAGTCCGATGAACATCGTGAACATCCTGGAGTCGTACGTGAAGCACTTCACGCTCAACGCGGCTTTCTCTGCCAACGAGCGCCACCGTCACCGCCAGTCGTCGGCCACGTCGGACCCTGGGCCTCAGCCGGTGCCCCCCGAGAAGAA TGAGGAGCTCTGCAAGGAGATGGTGGACGGGCTGAGGATCACGTTCGACTTCACCCTCCCCATGATCCTGCTCTACCCCAACGAGCAGGCCCAGTTCAAGAAGGTCACCTCCTCCAAGTTCGTCCTGCCCGTCAGCGAGCCGTCGGCAGGCTCCAGCAGGTGTGACGCGTCGCTCCTGAG tcTCCAGTTCTTCCAGTCGTCGGCGCCCAGAGTCCTGCAGGAGCGCTCGCCGAGCCCAGGGGCCAACCCCTCCACCCCGCAGTCCGTCGACAGCCAGCCGGCGCTCAGCGAGACGTCCACCGGGCAGCCGCCGCCGCACTTCGTCCTGGGCCTCGGCCTCGGCCACGGCTCGTCGTCCAGCACCACCACGCCCAAGCGCCGGCGAGGCCCCACCTCCGTGGCCGAGGCGGCCGAGTGGGCCCAGTCGCTGCGGCGCTCCACGCGCAACACGTCGGGCGGGGAGCGCGAGGGAAGCg gtggtggtggtggtggtggaggcagcagcagcagtacctCCCCTCCACCCAAACGGCGGCTGGGAGAGCACCATGGCACTCTGCCCAAGTTCTTCCTCAACCTGGACAGGA AGACCCCTGTGCACAGTGGCTCCTCTTCCCCTTTGCCATTGACGCCTAGCAAAGATGGCAGCGGTGTGTTTGCTGGTCTGGGGACTCGCAGGAACAACGAGCTGAACGAG gtgttgAGTTGGAGGCTGACTCCCGACAACTATCCTCAGAGCGaccagccccctcccccctcttacCTCTATGGCTCTCAGCATCTGCTCCGCCTCTTTG TGAAGCTGCCAGAGATCCTGGGGAAGATGCACATCCCTGAGAGGAACCTCCGAGCACTAGTCAAACACCTGGAGCTGTTCCttag GTTTCTGGCCGAGTTCCACGAGGACTTCTTTCCCGAGTGTGCTTACGTGTCGGCCACAGAGGCGCACTACTGCATGAAGCAGCCGCACGCCGCCTACTGA